In Mobula hypostoma chromosome 23, sMobHyp1.1, whole genome shotgun sequence, the genomic window taccagacgctgATGCAGCCACTCAGAATGCTCTCTTGGACCAACCACAATCATTTCACCTctgagggcatacaggagtgagatatgccaactagtggaatggtgccatagcaacagcctggcactcaatgtcagtaagacaaaagagctgactgtggacttcaggaagagtaagacaaaggaacacataccaatcctcacagagggaccagaagtagagagagtgagcagcttcaagttcctgggtgtcaagatctctgaggatctaaccaggtcccaacatatcgatgtagttataaagaaggcaagagcggctatacttcattaggagtttgaaaagatttggcacgtcaacaaatacactcaaaaacttctatagttgtaccgtggagggcattctgacaggctgcatcactgtctggtatggaggggctactgcacaggactgaaagcagctgcagaaagttgtaaatctagtcagctccatcttgggtattagcctacaaagtacccaggacatctttagggagtggtgtctcagaaaggcagtgtctattattaaggacctccagcacccagggcatgcccttttctcactgttaccttcaggtaggaggtacagaagcctgaagacacacactcagttattcaggaacagtttcttcccctctgccatccgattcctaagtggacattgaagctttggacactacctcactcttttaacaaaaaatacagtatttctgtttttgcatgtttttaaaaatctatttaatatacataactgatttacttgtttgtttattattttatttattttttttctctgctagattatgtactgcattgaactgctgctgctaagttaacaaatttcacgtcacaagccggtgataataaacctgattctgattccctaaCCAATGCAGTCATGTGCTCACTGGACATCCTAGACAGTCTTGTCAACTTTTGTTAACAGTATTTCTTCATTATCCCATCCTCTTCGTCGATGTGAGATGTGTGTTCTCAGTGGAACATACAAATTGAAAAGTGACCAACGATCAATGCTTGCAGGACAGCAGATCTAGTAGTGCAGGCATAGTAAAATTTATCATTGGAGGTAATTCTCCAGCCACGACTACTAAATAGATAAAGAGTAGAATAAATAATGTGTGGTCcccaacaggagaaaatctgcagatgctggaaatcaaagcaacacacacaaaaagctggaggaactcatgccaggcagcatctatggaagaataaacagttgacgttttgggccgagacccttcatcaggaactgTGCAGTCCCTACTGACTGGAGGACAGCTGTGAAATGTTGGCAGAGAATGATATAATCATCTGCATCAAGGACTCCAAAAAGTttgagaaagaaagaggggataTAAATAGACTCTACCTAAATCACATAAAATAATGGTGAAAATGAACTGAAATCTTTAACAGTGTATACACTTAATTATCCACAATGGTAACTTACAGGAATTTATCATTGTAACTCCACTGCAGAGGTAACTATTTGAATAGTTAGATCCTTTTTATGTGAATATATTTTAATAGTTTTGGGAAACATAATTCTTGAAATATTGTTTGATTCCATCCCTGCCTTGGTTCATTCTTCAATTCACTTGGTTTCCTCTTGATTTAACTTGTAATATTATCCTGTTTACCATCCTTTCTGTGATCCTTCAAAAGCTCCTTTACTTTCTAATGGAACTTATTGCCTAATTATATTTGACATCACTTATGTTAAAGttgttatataaatgtgaatcATTTCTCATGTTTAATCAACACAAGTTGTCAAAATGGAAAAGCACAGATTCATTAAAGATATGATTTACAAAGATCACATATTTCTTTGCACCAACCTTATCGTGCAATGAAAAACGTGCTCCTCACTATAAAGTAAATGCAACATAGGTAATCCAAGGAAATATGGAAACAGATTTTTCAAAAGCATATGGTTTATGGATCTCTGTGCAAAAATTATTACATTTAGCCAATAGCAAAATTCTTACTCCATTATCTAGTTTTACATTTCTCATTTCATAGGAGGCGGCAATGCAGCCGTAACAATCTGAAGCATGGATGTCATCTTTGTTCATTTCTACATTACCAGTCATAATAGTAAAATGTAAACAATATCATAATTTTCACTTTCAAAATAATTCTGATCTTTAATACATCAAAACTATTATAACGTTTTAAAAATAACCGATTAAGCTATACGTATGATAAATGCACAAATAAACCCAACTTAGAAGTTAACAATTTATCGAATTTGGTACAGTGGGCTGACCTTTTTAATATTTggcaaaggaaaataaaataccaCTCGTTATTTTATGTGAATCACTAACAGGAAATGGTTACTTATCACTGCTATCTAAAAGAAAACACTACTCTCCATTCTCTGATTTTCAGTATCAACTTTTGataaataaacataaaaataacaaagttcTGGAAAACTTCAACGGGCCAGAGGGAGAAAATGCTCAGGTAGTTCAGATGAAcaaacattttccaacattaataCTTGATTATAAATTACCTCAAAAGGATTTTTGCAAGGTCGAAATTTCATAATTACCTGTTATATGCTGTAGGTTTAGAAAATAAGTGAATTATTTGTTAAGATTTTGGCTTCAGGACAAAGTTTTAAGCACAGCCATTAAGTAAGGATCATGTTGAAACCTTACTTCTGTAGAGTACAAAAATATTTTCCAACTTTCACAATGTTCAGCCACAGAATGACAATGATTCTATTGCATAATATTCTTAAAATATACTTTGTGAAAATTATGGATTCAAAGTCAATGGAAAATACTTTCCCAGTAACAGTTATTGATAGTGTCAAGCCATAATTGACTGAATAATTTAGTGCAAATGTGCCATTCATTTGTAACTGCAATTCAGATGTTATTTAGTTCATCCTTAAATAACAGCTTTTGAAGGTGACCAGGCAAAATAGCTACTACCCTTTTTACAATGGTGAGGCAGTAAAATAACTATTCCCATTATAAAGTTTAAACTTCTTCTTCTGAGACACCATTGGTAATAAATTGGTGTCTTCGTTGGCTTGTTCCACAGGATGATCCTGATCTTGGAAAATATTTCTTTGAGCACTACCATTACAAAGGATCTTCTGGTGCATTGTTAGTTCACAATCCATTCTTTCTAGATTATTCTCTTCTTGCGATGTTATGTGTTCCCTCTTTTGCATCATTATACTTTTTGAATGTTTATTAGATTTGCGACTCTTAAGAGAAAGTAcactctctgtttcttcaacttCCCTTTCATCTAAGGGCGTGTGGGAATTCTGTAGACTGTTCAGGTCTGCTAATTTTTCTTTGGTTTTCTGCTTAAAAGGCGCATTGTAAGGAAGATTTTGTGTGGGATGGTCCTTTTGTTCACCTGTCACTTGTTTATTTTTAACGTGACCTTTACTTTTACCATTGGTTTCATGGTGGCCTTTATTTTTACCACTCCTTAGAgatcttttctcttttttcctGTAGTACATTTTCCTAGAGTACCTTTTCTTTTTTTCAGACCTTTTTTCTGCTATGAAGTAGCTATTATCCTGCAAATAAAACACATATCATGAATGATGACTGAATACATAAATTAGCTATAATGCTTCATTTCTGTACTGGCATAGAAACAATAAAACTAGATGTTAGTGTGACCTAAGACAGCTCAAGGAAGACATCATCAGGCTAGTGAAACATTGAACAAATTGTGATGTTTTCATActttcacaaaaaaaatcaagtctCATGACAAGAGTGCCATAATATTGTGCAGATTCTTGCTTAGTTAGATGCCTCCAAGTCATCAATTAATAACTTCACTAGTGAAATGAAATCCAAGCTACTTCTAGTTCAAGCCATGATTCACAACGAGTGGCTTGACTGATGGTGGCTGGTAATAAAATACAGCAAAAcctaaaacaattttttttccaacagaaATTTTGTATTCAATATGGCAAAAATAGAACTTTGGTTGAGTTTcagttacaaaaaaaataaagcaGCTATTAAATTCTGAAGTTGCTAAAATACAAATAAAGTCGATGAGCACACAAGATTTGAACGTTTACCCAAACGATTTCAGGGATGAGGGTCTTTAAATATTATGAAAAAACTGGAAACTTGGAAAAGAGATTGGGCGAGGAGAAGTTTATCTGATAAGGATATTTTATCATTCAGACTCAAGATAAAGttgaaaaagatttttaaaaaacttcagtGGTAGAAGATCAAGGCTTCAAAGGATGCAAAAATGAAGATGACTGGTAGAAGAAACAAAACTGACaggaagtaatttttttttaactaaagCAGCAAGTGGCTAGAAGGCAGAGTGCATTGCAGTGGGATaagtggaagcagattcaattgtTCAAAaatgaatttgaaggtattggaaGGGGAAATGCTGGCATTGGGAAAAGGTGGGGCAGTTGAACAAGTTTAATTCCTTGTGGATCAttatcgataccttcaaattcttcacagcTCCGAACTTgttgaagtggtgaaatcatttcattttcactctcagatgtttctggcatctccaagcctgaatgcttgaaaccgtacTGAGCAAAAAAGTTCTGAAttgcttactgcttatttctcaccaacaatcagtgacaaaaatcactgctttttgaacacaaacacatgcaacagactatttaaaaactgttcactctaagcagtGTAGTATCTGATGGCCACACAAGTGTATTcagctgatgctagttagaaactgttcagagcAGTCTCCTgtccaattaagcagcacagtgtcccaaataaacaaaggaaatccagctattttcttgattagtttttgttctttaagagttgtcccaaataagtggcagcCCCGATTAACCGATGGTCCAATTAATAGGAATCTACTGTATTTCACAAGTTCTGTAATCACCAATTTCAGGATACTGCCAGGAACCTTTGCATTTATAAGGTGATATCCTTAAGGAACGTGAAGTACAGTTTACCTTTGGGAAATCTGTAGCACATACAATATTGTGTATAGTACTGAGCTGTTAATTTCAGAAGTAGACTACAACATAGATATATTTCCTAATTATTCAGTCAAAGGAAATACCTTGTTCTCAGTACAACTGACTTACCACGACTTTCATATCAAAAGCCTCTTCATTTCCCAAGTCTTCAATGCAGGTTTCATCACTACAAAATATCAAGTTTTTCTTCATGTTACAAAGAACAttgtacacaaaaaaaaaattctttaactTTGACCACAACTGTTTATTGATAAATGTAAGCAGTGGCACAGTGCTTAAAATGTTGCCTAATACCCTATGTTGTCAAGCTAAAGCAATGGTATCCTTCACGACATTTACACTAGGCCTGATCATCAAAGGGAGATATAATCTGTCTTTCTTGGTCAGACTTCGAATGATCATTCTTAAAACTGCTAGTATACAAGTTCTCCAGTGGACCCCTGCAAATGTTACATACTCTTGTACCAAATGCCTGAAGTTacccaaaaaaaaaatgaagcgtGTGGCTAATTAGCTAAAGCTAGTTTCAGCCAGTTCCTCATCAACCTCTTTTGTCGTCAGGTTTTTTGTTTGCTATGTTTTCACTAGTTTTTGAGTCACCAGACAGAATTGCTGCAGCAGGTACGGAATTCATCAGCAATAGCTTTAACCAACTATGGGGAAAATACCTTCTCTAGATTTCTTACCCTCAACTTTAGAGCAGTCTTAAACGTATAGGAGCCTGAATCTATATCCAACAACATGCAAGTGTTTATACATGTGATAACAATGCCGCAAATTAAAGAGCTAATTTACTCAATTTCTCCCCAGAAACATCAACTCACTCCAAAATAAGGTTGACACAGTAGTAACAAATCCAACAAGTTGTGTATCATAGTAAGTTTAAATTTCAGTAAACAATTCATCTGTGGAGGCACCATAACTGAACCCACCCGTCTTCGTTTTTCTCCAGGTTTCCGGTAGAAACTTCTGGATAGCTATCAGCTGTGCAAATTGCCAAACATTTTTCTCTCTGACACAGCAACAGAGAACAATGGCAACACCCCTATCATCTCCATGACTAAAATGAGTTATTTAATACAGAGTAGGAGATCAAACAGAGTTGGGAACTACTTCTGCATGGCTCAGTTTTAAATTGTGGCATGCCTCCACCAACAGCCATATTCtgaaaaattaaaatgaaaagctATCGatactggaaaactgaaataaacattTACTGAAAACATCAGGTCAGAGAGCTGTGGAAAGCTCAAAGATCCTTTGCTTTTAACTTGAAATGCtaactctatttttctttccccagatgttgtctgacttcaagtgtttctagcatttcGTTTTCATTcatgaaatattaactctctccccacagatactCCCTGACCAGCCAAGAATTTCCAATATTTGTGTTCTTACTTAATTAGTTAacaaacacacccacacacacagaaactaAATCAAAATACCAACTTACCTGCTTTCAGATATGGGTGAAATTGGTCTTTTCTCATCCAGGTATTTGTATTGCTTTGTTGGACCACTAATTCTTTCTGCACAATCCACATTTATGTTTTTTAAGGAGTTTATGAGATGTTTTTGACATTTTAACTCCTTAATGTAATCAAATAATCCACACAAAGCAGCTTGCTATAAATTAGAAGCATTTAAAATGTTAGAAAATTTATCAATGTCTGAGTTTTATCTTTATAAAAATTGGAAAAAACTTAATAAAATGTATGTCAATTAAACATAGTAATTGTACCCAATGCTACTACTTCCCCATACAGAGTTCCAGATATCAAACACTGTGTAAAAATAATACCCTTTAAGTCTCCTTTGAAATTCTTTCCTCATAACTTCTTGTTTATGAAACTCCTAACAAGGGGAAATGATTTTGACTGTTTATAATTTCATACATGTATATCTGGTCACCTTCCTTTACTCTAGGGAAAGCAAGGTTTGCCGTCCAAAGTCTTATCGAACCCCCTCCATGTAACTGGAGAATCTCCTCAGCACTCTATCCAGCACAATCACATTCTTTCTATAgtacagtgaccagaactgcatgcaatacttcaagtgcatcCTAatcagtgttttgtaaagttgcccTGTAACATTCTAACTTTTAAATTCTATGCTGCAACCTACAGAGGTAACATGCTATAAGCATTCTTCACCACTTGTTCTCTCCGTACTGAGACATTCAAGGAACTATAGATAAAGGGACATCGATTAAATTTGCACCCTTCAAGTTACTATATACACTCTACCCTATTTGACTTCCTATATTTATCACCTTACGCTTGTTGGGATTAGTTTGTAACTGCTGT contains:
- the LOC134337034 gene encoding TATA box-binding protein-associated factor RNA polymerase I subunit D-like, producing the protein MRRRTTFPSHTSGKVRKAMEDLKSVEDEQICVEDEDEGSVLLFSDKENEAKDLQQTTDTKVVTNQVGPATSNTEGDLITNTCKPVDQDISSSLSDGSNSVDSLFKTQCPSTPERNKSRQNTGTFLTQLEFRSQNELDSESSSDSDEGLWRPSFLKVGEVRRRWRSKRTKSSYTRKKHSLPRGRLQASMSAVEKKRRLRERGLEFPFLQKEYGKKELPFKMIFTYEQAALCGLFDYIKELKCQKHLINSLKNINVDCAERISGPTKQYKYLDEKRPISPISESSDETCIEDLGNEEAFDMKVVDNSYFIAEKRSEKKKRYSRKMYYRKKEKRSLRSGKNKGHHETNGKSKGHVKNKQVTGEQKDHPTQNLPYNAPFKQKTKEKLADLNSLQNSHTPLDEREVEETESVLSLKSRKSNKHSKSIMMQKREHITSQEENNLERMDCELTMHQKILCNGSAQRNIFQDQDHPVEQANEDTNLLPMVSQKKKFKLYNGNSYFTASPL